Sequence from the Chanodichthys erythropterus isolate Z2021 chromosome 12, ASM2448905v1, whole genome shotgun sequence genome:
taacacaCCTTGGTTTTAATTgtctttaatatatttaaatatttttttttttatatttttgttttgcattttaattgttttaattatttttaatataattattaagtaaataaatgttttatatatatatatattttaactatttttaaatatacatttttttcaaattattttttattgcagttaaaccatttttgtgcttttagcattttaattaaattttaattctttttaatataattaaatattttttgcattttaatgaaatgttaatttttaatattattacatttttttttgtttttagcattacattttaattacgtTTTAATTAAGTTACAATTATCAATAATatagttaaataattttttgtttataGCATTTAGCAAATTTAATTAaggtttaattatttttaatgaaaccatTTTTGTTATTAGTGTTTTAATGaagattaattatttttaatgtaataaaacaattttttgtattaagcattttattgcattttaatgatattttataaagttttaaaccTTTGTGTTTAGTACGATGCAGTTTTATACAATGTGTTTCTGACTTTATACACAGTGGAGATTTTAGTTCGATTCAGTGCGATTCTGTGTTTCCTGTGTGATGTGAACTACAGTAGAGTTCAGTAAATATTGTAAAGAAAGAAGTCTCTCCAATCCCtcatgtgtgcgtgtgttgaTGACGTCCTCAGGTGAACCGGGAGCTGAAGAAGCTGCTGGTGGCGTCGGTGGGCGACGACCTGCAGTATCACTTTGAGCGACTCGCGCGAGAGAAGAACCACCTGATCCTGGAGAACGAGGCTCTGGGGCGGAGCCTGACGCACACGGCCGAGCAGCTGGAGCGCATGAGCATTCAGTGCGACGTCTGGAGGAGCAAGTTCCTCGCCAGCCGGTGAGACTGACGATGATGATGACTGAAGCTGGAGTTCATCTTATAGGAATGGatgttcatgtgaaaatgctcATGTGTGTTTGTTCTTGTAGCGTGATGGCGGAGGAACTGACCAATGCCAGAGCAGCTCTGCAGCGGCAGACGCGAGACGCTCAGTGTGCGATTCAGGATCTTCTGCGAGAAAGAGACGAGTTCTCCAGAGACATGCTGCACACGCACAGGTACTGCTTCAGACAGAGCTGCCATCGTCAGCCGAAATCAGTGTGATTGACAGTGtgggtttgattgacaggtctCTGGAgcagctgctggtgtctctgcaGTGGGGTCGACAGCAGACGTATTATCCCAGCGCGCAGCCGCTCAGCACCGGAGAACTGGCCGCAGCCAATCACAAGCTCGCAGACGCCATCAACTCACACCTGCTGGGGAACGTGAGCGGCAGCGGCGGCCCGAAGAAGAGCCAGAGCCGGATCCAGAACCAGAACCAGAGCCGGAGCTCAGAGCTCTGCAACACGCCGGCCGAGAAGATGGCCGAGAAGGTGCTTTCTCAAATAATTACTAGAAATTAATTCATCAGaacttaataattattaattattctgtTTGACGAAACATTGCAGAAGCTTCTCGCTGTTAGTTTAGATGTTTGAAAGCCTTCATGATCCTGGTTGTCGTTCAGGTGCTGCGGAGTCTCGACCCCATTTCCTGCTCTGAACAGGAAGTGGCCGCGTCCCCGTCTGACCCGTCTCATTCGCCCTTCCTGCCCGGTAAGAAGAGCATCGGCCGCTTCCACCCGTACACGCGCTACGAGAACATCACCTTCAACTGCTGCGAGCGCTGCAGCGGCGAGCTCACGGTGCTCTGATGGACGCCAGACAAACCCTCGTGGATCAGATGTGGACGTGTTTCACCTGCATGATTATATTTCTTCACTCAGAAGATGCTGTGCAGTGAAAGTGACACtgacaatgacaaaattcattATAGTGGATTATTCTTCTGCTGATTTTAAGATGTAAACGCTGTGAGATGTTGTGAGTCTGAACGCAGTGCAGGATGTGTTCATGTGATGCTGACTAACCGTGACTGTTTCACACTTCATCAATATGAATCTGAAGTGTTTCTGGACCAGAGTGGATAAAATCtttgtttttaaagcattttctaTCATTTCCCTTTACCAGAATAAATACTTTGGAGTGAAACggttttcttttcttgtttttaCCCATCATGCTATTTGAAAATTATATTCTTGATTCTTTGATATATTAAAATGAGTaataaattagaataataattagaaattaatTGATTTATCATGAGAAATTAATCATTAGAAATGCATTAATTGGTAAGAATTTAGTtagataaaaataagaaattataatatgaaatttattagaaaataattcaTAAGAAAAAATTAGATAAATTATAATACAGAATAATTAGacattcattaattcataaattaataattagagTAATAGTAATGAATTACAATAATAaggaattaataattaaatgcattcgtaagaagaaaataatttgattaaaaatatgaaattagaATAAGAAttcataaattaataattaaagaaatAACAGATATTCATTAAACCGTAAGCAATTAAAAATTAGATtaataagaaattaataattagaaataattgaataataattcataataagaAATGAACAATtagattaataataaattagaaTAAGAAATAATCATTAGAAATTTGATTAATTTGTGAGAATttaatttgcattaaaatatgaatttatttctaATTATGAATTTCTTAAGAACAAATTGAAAAttagataatttattatttattagaaaTTAATTTGTAGGAATTTAATagattaaaaataagaaattagaGTAAGAAACTAATAATTAGAAATTCATCAAACTGTAAgaagaaattaaaaatgtaataagaaattacattaggaataattaaaaattcattaatatttaagaatttaatatattaaattaataaccagaaataaattcataagaaattaataattagataagaataataaataaatcataatttttttttttttttctgccaatttgatttaatcatcatgaaaataatgtcaaaatgcaaaACATGTTAATACTCCGTAGGGGttatcgcgattaatcgtttgcaaaataaaagtctgcgtttacgtaatatatatgtgtgtgttctgtgtataataattatgaatatataaatacacacacattcatgtatatatttaagaaaaattttatatttatatgtaaaatatttgtttatatgtaatataaaatatatataaatatatatatttataacacatgcatatatttctaaactttatacctgtatgtgtgtgtatttatatatacataattattatacacagaacacacacatatatattacgtaaacgcagacttttattttgcaaacgattaatcgcggttaatcgttgcagccctaataCTCCGAAAAACAGGCTTTATCATCTTTATGTAAATAAATTTCCTATTTTTATCTTCTGATTTTGGTGTGAAATATAAGCACAATTCGGTTGAATCAAccatatgaaataaaataataaatcaaccatatgaaataaaataaaataataaatcaaccatatgaaataaaataaaataataaatcaaccATATGAAATAAGAGGCACCTGAAATCATTTTTATTGACTCACAATAACTCAATTAAAGGGAAATAAACAGTATTACATTCTTAACCTTCTTCCTCCCACCACATCTTTCTTTCCTTTCTTTTGTGTCCGTCAGTTTTATTCTTCTGCCCTCGAGGAGCAGCAGGTTCATCACGGACGGATTGAGTCTTTACAGTTCTCACAAACGCTCCGGTCTTCTGGCGCTGATGAAAGCCGCAGTGTTTCCTCTTCGGCACGAACTCCAGCGCCTGCTTCCAGCTGCCCGTGTCTTTAACCGTGGTCAGGATGCGGATCATCTGATCCAGGGTCAGATTCTTGGCGCCCGAGTCCCAGTCCAGATACTCGTCCAGCGGGAGGCGCGCCGTGGCCAGCTTGAGGCGTTTGGCGTTGGCCAGCGAAACGCCCGAGTGAATGGAGCGGTCCACCATCGCGCCCACGACGTACACCTTCCCGTGCTCGAAGGTGCGCAGGACGTTGTGCGAGTCGGCCGTGAGGTAGACCAGATCCTCGCGGGGAAACACGTCCACGGGGCGGCGCGCGGTGGCCGTGATGAGCAGCCGTTTCCAGGTTTCCTCTCCGTAGCGTTTGAGGAGCTCGCGGTGATAGGCGCCCCCCGGCTGCAGGCCGCAGAAGTGCAGGTGAAACGGGTCTGCGGCGCGGCGGTTCCAGCCTTCCGTCTCCAGCAGCTGCGACACGGTGTTCTCCATCTCCCGCCGCGTCATGTGCTGCTCGTAGCTCATGTCGTACACCAGTGGCTGGCCGAAGCGCATGGCCTGCGCCGCCCGCCAGTTCTGCAGCCGATCCATGGAGCTGTTCCAGAACTTCATCAGGAAGGTGTTCTTGAGTCCTTCTCGCTCCTCTCGCTCCTCTGTTTCTGCGTCCGTGTCCCTCTCCGACTTCTTCTTATCCCGCTTCTCCTTCTTGGAGATCTTGTGCGCTTCTTTAATAGCGAGAAACTTCAGGAACTTCCTCTTGGCGGATTTGGTGGTCAGCGCGGCGAGATCCTCCAGCTGCTCGTCCGTGATGTTCTTCGGAACAAACTTCCCGGCCTGATGCCACATCTCCACCAGCTCGCGGTTGACGTCCAGCGCTGACGGACTCGGATCCAGCGCCTGAGATTTCATCACGGACTTCCACGCGTCCAGGTCCAGCTTCTCGGCCGCATCTTTCCTGGCTGTCCGGGTGGTGCTGATGGGTCTGACGGTGAGGAGCGTCTGAGTGCAGCTCCGTCTCACGGCCAGCGAACACGAGCGCAGAAACATCACGCATGCCTGGATCACCTGAAGAAGCAGGAAAAGAGGCGGAGTTACGTTACAAACACCATCACTATATGAAGTCTtgaacataaacaacatctgcaaagttacgatgatcaaagtttaatgcaaagggagatattttctctGTTAAAGAACTACAACAAACAACGAGCttctgggttagtgacatcacaaaccccaatatttgcataaaccccgcccccgagaacatgtaacaaagggggcggggccatgttgggctgctttagagaagaggaagagttgtttttgtaaatgccgtcattttacgccggactgcttcacaaacgagggtcaattcaacacaaaagatgaacatgacggcacatgctagtggatgagttgaatcaactccacagcaactacatcaatttatccactaaccattcagaaacgtctaaaagttgtaacttcttcctgagtctctccatcagtgtcgactccggtttgaacaatgtaaggctgaacactttcctcattttggctgcgtgagattctccagctttgttgttgttgagctgttaaagctccgccctcttctggaaaggggagctcatttgcatttaaagggacacacacaaagggtgtgtttttgctcacacccaaatagagtcaaatttgacaagctataataaatgatctgtgggggattttgagctgaaacttcacacacacattctggagacaccagagactgatattacatcttgtgagaGGAGCATTATAGGTCCACTTTAAGTCTTGACCAGTCTTGGTTTTAGATGACAAACttgtaagactagtctaagcagTTCATGCAActaggttctctcaaagttcttccactaacattaatagaacattTGGTGAAAgtagtctttaataatgttctctaAATGCGAGCACAAAAGCATCATGGAGCGTTCATTGAACGTTTGAATAACGTTTTTTTAAGGGGGGGACATTAaggcaaaaacactgttttttcagACACCTGtcattattttacaaatttttcactttttggcttttcataaagtgttttttcagactggtggaaagaaaacatccaaaatacacttttaagtgtttattttatagcactttatcaATTTGTATCAACAgatttaaattacagtaaatatctttaaaggccgttttctcgaaatgagttttttctcctgctctgagtcagaaatctccacttcagcagaactttacagttttatttctgtctatattctgaagatttttacagagggatttggtgatatatataatttgcctgattttatacattttattcctaaaaaaatggtgaaaattattattttttttttggctgttgatagaattttctgatttatggagtgattGAAAGATATCCAATTTCCGTTTGAATTTAATAtgtcaaaaaaatgtaatgagAATTTTGAACCTGACATCATCCAATTTTCAGATTTGCGTtctagaaatgtatgcaaattagtgcatatttaattagataacacctcatttacatatttaaacataacttgtaatacaaaaaaagttgcaatttttaatgtaaCCAATAAGCTGGGGAAGTATAGTGATAtctattagttattttttttgtctcgCCTTAAATGTTGCTGCTGgtttcagaacgttcagagaacattcaaaagtaacggtTTCCagaatgtttgaagaatgatacaATGTAATGTTCCCTTAACGTTTTTAGAACATTTAAACAACTGGATGTTCGTTTAGTTAAATTGTCACATCAGTAAAATGCGATTGGcgcaaaaaatgtataataaagacttaacagaaacatttaaacagcaaaatgacaataaaaataactattaaTTATAAAACAGCAAGATATCACGCAAAAATACTGTTCTGTTTTTGGGTataattcacaaaaatattCCAAGACTCGTTTGAAATTAAGTGAAAATTCAGCATTTACGGCGATATAACAGAACTGTGACAACTAGCCACGATCTCCTCTACATCTATTATAACATGCACACATATCACAAAAGCAAAATCAATTTACCATCAGCAGTATTTCTGTATGTTCCCTCAGAAGTCAGTAAGGACACACGCTGCTGCTGTCATGTGGATGTCTGTGtgcaacaataaaaaaagaccGTGCTGATGTCCTTTCGCTTATCTTTAATAATTTGATATTGTAAAAGATGATTGAATGCCATAATGTGAAGTTATTCATGTtatttaaaatagtaaaataactaCTATCACTAATAGTAACACATTTATGTTGCGTTGCAAAGGATGTAGGAACTATTGATGGGGTTTCTAGTCGGCTCATATTTAGTGGTGCACCATCACACACTAGTAAACATCCGCTAGAGTTCACGCGCGTTAAACttgttaattttgtttataattCTAAGTTTAATCGTCATGAGCTATTTCCTTCCTAAACTGTCGTGTAAAAAAGACATCGATGACGCGATTAAAACAGTCGCTGAGAAAGTTTTAGTGCTGCGATTCGGCAGAGATGAAGATTCCGTGTGTTTACAGCTGGACGAGATCGTGAGTTAATATGATCTTTATATTGCCTTACTTGCTCTATATATCACCTCATGTAGAGTATTACAGTAAATAATTCgtgttgattgacagctgtcaAAGACGGCTCATGATCTGAGTAACATGGCGAGTGTTTATCTGGTGGATGTGGACACGGCGCCGGTTTATACCAGATACTTCGACATCAGCTTCATTCCCTCAACAGTGTTCTTCTTCAACGGGCAGCACATGAAGGTCGACTACGGGTGAGGATTGACAAAACATCATCATCTGCCCTCCGTTTATGAAACATTTTAGCAATGCGTTaatcatgttagaaacatgTTAGCAGTTAAATCAGGGTAGAAACTTACTAGCcgtgtgttaaaacatgttagcaatgtgttacatcatggtAGAAACATGGTACAAAAACAtactaaatcatgttagcaacatgttaaaacatgttacatgctagaaacatactaaatcatgctaaaacatgttaaaacatgctggGAATGTGCTGAAACATGTCGgaatcatgctagaaacatactaaatcatgctagcaacatgttaaaacatgctgaGAATGTGTTGAAACATGTTAGAAACATACTAAattatgctaaaacatgctgggAATGTGCTGAAACATGCCagaaacatgctagaaacatactaaatcatgttagcaacatgttaaaacatgcttgcaccgtattaaatcatgttagcagtTACATCATGGtagaaacatgctagaaacatactAAATAATTCTAAAACATACTTAAAACATGCCTGCACTGTACTAAATCATGCTAAAACAttttagcaatgtgttaatcatgttagaaacatgTTAGCAGTTAAATCAGGATAGAAACTTATTAGCcgtgtgttaaaacatgttagcaatgtgttacatcatggtAGAAACATGGTACAAAAACATACTAAGTCATGTTagtaacatgttaaaacatgttacatgctagaaacatattaaatcatgctaacaagcatgttagcaatgtgttaaatcatggtagaattatgtcaacattttaaaacatgtttgcAATGTCAATCGTGTTAGAAACATGTTAGCGGTTACATCATGGTAGAAACATACTAGCTGtctgttaaaacatgttagtaatgcattacatcaTAGTATAAACATGTTAGAAAtatgctaaatcatgttagcaacatgtttaaaacatgcttgtACCGtattaaatcatgttaacagtTACATCATGGTAGAAACATGTTAGAAACATACTgaatcatgttagcaatgtgttaaacatGTTAGAAACATTGTAGCAGTTACATCGTGGTAGAAACATAGAAGCAGGGTTAAAACGTGTTAACAGTGTGCTACGTCATGGAAGAAACATACTAAATCATGGTAGAAACATGCTTGCAACGTGTTAAATCATGCtgaaacatgttagcaatgaGTTCATCATGTTAGAAACATGTTAGTTACATCAGAGTAGAAACATAGTAGcactgttaaaacatgttatcaTTGTTACGTCATGGTAGaaacatgttagaaacatgctagcaatgtgttaaatcatatTAGAAACATGCTGACAGTGTGCTGAAACATGTTGGAAAtatgctaaatcatgttagaaacatgctagcaatgtgttaaatcatatTAGGAACATGTTATTACCATGTTAAATTATGTTAGCAacgtgttaaatcatgttagaaacatgCTGACAGTGTGCTGAAACATGTTGGAAAtatgctaaatcatgttagaaacatgtttaaaacatgcttgcATCGTattaaatcatgttagaaacatgTTAGCAGTTACTTCAGGgtagaaacatgttaaaacatgttagcaatgtgctaCATCATGGTAGAAACATGTTagaaaaacatattaaatcaTGCCAGCAACATGTtgaaacatgttagcaatgtttacaatgtgttaaatcataaTAGGAACATGTAAAATGCTAGTAATCTGGTCATTCATGTCAAAAACATGCCTTCGATGTGTTAAATCATGATAGCAACATGTTAGCAACTTGGAAAAACACGTTAGAAGTGTTTCAGTATGTTtgcaactttgagtaaaatCATCTTTGAGTAAAATCTTCAAACTTCAAGCTTTTCAAAGTGAATTCAGACTTTCAGAAAAGgctttgtcaagccaacatcaCAGTTTCCTCATCTAGTTTCCTCTTCATACATATCATAATTGAATCCGGTTATTAATGTCACTCCTCTCAGATTTTGATGTATTTCCACACATTCAGATCTCCAGATCACACCAAGTTTGTGGGAAGCTTCAAAACCAAACAGGACTTCATGGATCTGATTGAAGTGATTTATCGCGGCGCCATGAGAGGAAAACTGATCGTCCGAAGCCCGATAGACCCGAGAAACATTCCCAAATATGATCTGCTGTACCACGACATCTAGCAGCAGTAATGGAGTCACTGATGGAGACTAAAGAGAGCTTTCAGACGTGTGTCTGAGCGAGAGGATGGAGAGTTTCCTGTGGAAACCAAAGAATTAACTATTTATTACGCTTGTTTTGTGTCCTGACATTTTTATATGATGTTTAAAATAAAGCACATTGACTCACACTGAGCTGTACAAGATTCATgaccattttttttctatttaaggTATTTTGTAACACTTCTTGAAATTATCCCTAATATATTTAAAGCTGTAATAATTATTTTCACAAGTATACAGACGTTATTCACGTACAATATGCTGTTGTTTAATGTTAATGATATGTTAATGTTGTGCACAAAAATACCTTAttccaattaaatatttttaaatagcaTTTATGTTTCTGTattgtgttatattttgttAGAAAGTGTTTGTTGTAAGCCATGATTAATGTTTAGCTTATTCAAATTTCCATTTTTAGAATGGGAGTTTGCCAAGtcatcatttaaaggtgccctagaattgaaaattgaatttaccttggcttaattgaataacaagagttcagtacatgaaaatgacatacagtgagtctcaaactccattgtttcctccttcttatataaatctcatttgtttaaaagacctccgaagaacaggcgaatctcaacataacaccgactgtaacagtcgggatcattaatatgtatgaccccaatatttgcatatgccagctcaaggcattagacaagccagtattaatgtctttaatgtatttaaaggggcagcagtctgaatcggcgcatatttaatgatgccccaaaataggcagttaaaaaattaatttaaaaaaatctatggggtattttgagctgaaacttcacagacacattcaggggacaccttagacttatattacatcttgtgaaaaaacattctagggcacctttaaagagtttataattaatgtatttattcattttttatttaatttatctgtgcatttgtacacttttttgaaaaattaagtTTAATTTCTTCTTTTATTCTTTAACCTtatctttaaaacacaaatcCCTGTTTTTTTCTTATTGTAATCTTTATCTTTACCTTGACTGACTCTGATTCGGAAAGTGAAAAGGGTCGATGCAAACAGCAGATGGCAGTAAAGCTTTACTAAAGTTTCAGATCCAGTgtgaagaagaagaggaagaggagggccCTGTCCGAAATGGCGCACTTCATGTGGACTTTCGGTCTCGTGGACTTAGATTGCGTGTGCTCACCGAGTCTACGAGTCCGTAGGCCGTTCCATTCAGCATTTTAGCGCTCTGAAGTGTGCTCAGCAGCGCCCCCTTTGTACCCTTGAAGCGGTCTTCCGCGAAGCCCGCCTAGATTCAGGCTCCGCACACTTTAACTACCCAGGAATCCTTGCGAAATGCCAATCAGACAACGGATGAGAGGAGATTTCGCTCAAGAGCAATTGATGACATGGCTGAGAAGAGAATAGTGTAGGTATCATTACGGTTTGTAAAACCTAGATGTACATTTTACCAGTTGCTacagtttatacaaacattataacacagtggttgatatctcaaacataatAATAGCATGTTGAATAATTCGATCGCATTAtaattcattaaaggtgccctagaattttttataagatgtaatataagtctaaggtgtcccctgaatgtgtgtgtgaagtttcagctcaaaataccccatagatttttttttttattaatttttttaactgcctattttggggcataattagaaatgaggcgattcagggtgtgtggccctttaaatctcgtgctccacgcccacggagctcgcgcttgccttgaacagcataaacaaagttcaaacagctaatataaccctcaaaatggatctttacaaagtgttcgtcatgcagcatgtctaatcgcgtaagtacagtgtttattttgatgtttacattgattctgaatgagtttgaggctgtgctccgtggctaaaggctaatgctacactgttggagagatttataaagaatgaagttgtgtctatgaattatacagactgcaagtgtttaaaaatgaaaatagcgctgcttgtctctgtgaatacagtaagaaacgatggtaactttaaccacatttaacagtacattagcaacatgctaatgaaacatttagaaagacaattcacaattatcactaaaaatatcatgttatcatggatcatgtcagttattatctgccatttttcgctgttgttcttgcttgcttacctcgtctgatgattcagctgtgcacagatccagacgttaatactggctgcccttgtctaatgccttgaacatgggctggcatatgcaaatattggggtcgtacatattaatgatcacgactgttacgtaacagtcagtgttatgttgagattctcctgttcttcggaggtcttttaaacaaatgagatttatataagaaggaggaaacaatggagtttgagactcactgtattttatttccatgtactgaactcttgttattcaactatgcagaggtaaattcaattttccattctatggcacctttaaataaatagaaCCGAATGTCAGGGCTTTACTGAGTcaagtatttatatttaaacctgTAGATTCATCTGAAACTCACGCACATGTTTATTATGGGTTAAAATTGTAATCTTAGCTCAAATTgaacattatgtattattacaactgtatacattatttaaataagcatgTATATATTGTCTAATGCCCAGGTGGCATAAGCAAAAGCAGGCTGTGTAGTTGAAATGGAGATAATATTTTGCCTGTTCTCAAtgctaaatattataatatttgtattagatatttgtgatatttatctAATAAAGGGACTCTTCTACTACGACTTCGGAGCGCAAAAATATGATTTCTCTGCATGGCAAGCCATCTCGCAAACACAGtggtaaaaacaacaacaataggcAGCAGCATATTCCCCGAACCTGCAGCTCCTGTCAAAAAACAACCAGAGCGTTATTTCCGGCGTGACGATCGAGTCTGTCCCAAAAAATACCTCTCAATGCGCCCTCGTGGAGTCGCGCCAAGGGCCCTATAGGTCTGCACTGCATGACGTCACCAAAGTGTGGCCTCTGAGGAAGGCCACAAGTCcggagtgtgccatttgggacagggcccaGGAGAAATCTCCCGTCAGGATTTCTGTCTCAGTCTTTC
This genomic interval carries:
- the txnl4b gene encoding thioredoxin-like protein 4B, coding for MSYFLPKLSCKKDIDDAIKTVAEKVLVLRFGRDEDSVCLQLDEILSKTAHDLSNMASVYLVDVDTAPVYTRYFDISFIPSTVFFFNGQHMKVDYGSPDHTKFVGSFKTKQDFMDLIEVIYRGAMRGKLIVRSPIDPRNIPKYDLLYHDI
- the trmt10c gene encoding tRNA methyltransferase 10 homolog C translates to MVIQACVMFLRSCSLAVRRSCTQTLLTVRPISTTRTARKDAAEKLDLDAWKSVMKSQALDPSPSALDVNRELVEMWHQAGKFVPKNITDEQLEDLAALTTKSAKRKFLKFLAIKEAHKISKKEKRDKKKSERDTDAETEEREEREGLKNTFLMKFWNSSMDRLQNWRAAQAMRFGQPLVYDMSYEQHMTRREMENTVSQLLETEGWNRRAADPFHLHFCGLQPGGAYHRELLKRYGEETWKRLLITATARRPVDVFPREDLVYLTADSHNVLRTFEHGKVYVVGAMVDRSIHSGVSLANAKRLKLATARLPLDEYLDWDSGAKNLTLDQMIRILTTVKDTGSWKQALEFVPKRKHCGFHQRQKTGAFVRTVKTQSVRDEPAAPRGQKNKTDGHKRKERKMWWEEEG
- the blzf1 gene encoding golgin-45, producing MSAEVIIKDVAVRGPGDGMETYKPPAAPELSVEAPLLKLASPKRSPRAAAPGVLHLGKVSRDACTELEAVRIVVPRSAISRSARAAPHAEDRGSPQHGDERPPSPEPLDYRSALEKLQNSERRLLQDKEGLSNQLRVQTEVNRELKKLLVASVGDDLQYHFERLAREKNHLILENEALGRSLTHTAEQLERMSIQCDVWRSKFLASRVMAEELTNARAALQRQTRDAQCAIQDLLRERDEFSRDMLHTHRSLEQLLVSLQWGRQQTYYPSAQPLSTGELAAANHKLADAINSHLLGNVSGSGGPKKSQSRIQNQNQSRSSELCNTPAEKMAEKVLRSLDPISCSEQEVAASPSDPSHSPFLPGKKSIGRFHPYTRYENITFNCCERCSGELTVL